The following proteins are co-located in the Ruminococcaceae bacterium KH2T8 genome:
- a CDS encoding Uncharacterized membrane protein YfhO produces the protein MGQKLRKILFKITDILGDSRLLSFIFPFLTVILAFAILQVYPVGDRTVLTVDLYHQYMPFIYEFRQRLLEGRSLFYSWNTGLGTEYFAAYANYAASPLNLLCIFFPYKTLPVFVAVVTAIRAGLASLFMGIFLSENDEKRYDFITVIFGASYALCGWFLSDFWNIMWCDAFVLLPLIALGLRKLFLERKYTLYIVSLGICIASNFYSGYFICLFLVFYSVVLFLTVNRREDIRFGTVLAGAVRFAVASLTAGAMSAVMVLPTYMILKHSSATGDEFPMDFTLTGNLFDFLGRLMMTANPNIRDGMANVACGIVVVLMIPLFFMASPETGIKLRHKIGYGFLMLLMYLSFSNRALNFIWHGFHFPNQIPYRQSFIMCFILVSVAFMTIRVLRYYTRGQVAGVCIGAGIFLVLYEKFGTGNEGYQQIGLTLLFLIIQGCVVASIRNGKRNSSLFYEVLITVTVLIELFASTVITIARVAEHEGFPGYDFYAKNRDIINTHVEQIEGTEGHNSFERTELYPNYICCIQSVYDVKGLSIFSSTARESFVKYMRNFGFHNNGINGLRNPGLTRVTATLLDVRNLATIENTSSVPSIFEEEYSDGEVTFYGNPDALPVGYMVSPEVLYYVPDEGIHDVFYKTNSLVRSMGVEADVYHPVNAQCFYSENLQASEYTGSHMDFQVMTAGNAASAKFTISDAQIGNDVYIYLYSPKGGNVKIERGEEQIASFEIRSYQIICLGTYDGTPLTATVSYNDTNAGTINFYAYELDRAGYDRMVSELSDEVLEVAYYDDTTIRGTVTAENEGLLFLTIPYAEGFHVTVDGAEAELLPVQDALSAIRLTPGEHQIELKYVPAGFRSGAIISSAGVICCILLSILSSGKLAIGSKKEKIREPEILAESESDETP, from the coding sequence ATGGGACAGAAACTTCGAAAGATATTATTTAAGATCACGGACATACTGGGAGACAGCCGATTACTGTCTTTCATTTTTCCTTTCCTGACGGTCATCCTCGCTTTCGCGATACTTCAGGTATACCCGGTAGGTGACAGGACGGTCCTTACCGTCGATCTCTACCATCAGTACATGCCGTTCATCTATGAGTTCAGGCAGAGGCTCCTCGAGGGCAGATCGCTCTTTTATTCGTGGAATACAGGTCTCGGTACCGAGTATTTTGCCGCTTATGCCAACTATGCGGCGAGTCCTCTTAATCTCCTCTGCATATTCTTCCCGTATAAGACTCTTCCGGTATTCGTTGCCGTAGTTACCGCGATCCGTGCGGGTCTCGCATCGCTCTTCATGGGTATATTCCTCTCGGAGAATGACGAGAAGAGATATGACTTCATAACGGTCATCTTCGGCGCGAGCTATGCGCTCTGCGGCTGGTTCCTTTCGGATTTCTGGAACATAATGTGGTGTGATGCTTTCGTGCTCCTTCCGCTCATCGCGCTCGGACTTCGAAAGCTCTTTCTGGAGCGAAAGTATACTCTCTATATCGTCTCGCTCGGTATCTGTATCGCTTCGAATTTCTATTCGGGATATTTCATCTGTCTTTTCCTGGTATTTTATTCAGTCGTTCTGTTCCTTACGGTGAACAGGAGAGAGGATATCAGGTTCGGTACTGTCCTTGCGGGCGCGGTGAGATTTGCCGTCGCGAGCCTTACTGCCGGTGCGATGTCGGCCGTTATGGTACTTCCGACATATATGATCTTAAAGCACTCATCTGCAACAGGTGACGAATTCCCGATGGACTTTACGCTTACGGGCAATCTCTTTGATTTCCTTGGAAGGCTCATGATGACTGCCAATCCCAACATAAGGGACGGTATGGCAAATGTTGCCTGCGGTATCGTAGTCGTTCTCATGATCCCTTTGTTCTTTATGGCATCTCCCGAGACGGGTATCAAGCTCAGACACAAGATCGGCTACGGCTTCCTGATGCTCCTTATGTATCTGAGCTTTTCGAACAGAGCCTTGAACTTCATCTGGCACGGATTTCATTTCCCGAACCAGATCCCTTACAGACAGTCCTTCATAATGTGTTTTATCTTGGTATCTGTGGCCTTTATGACCATCAGAGTGCTTCGCTACTACACCCGCGGTCAGGTCGCAGGTGTATGCATCGGGGCAGGCATCTTCCTAGTTCTGTACGAGAAGTTCGGAACGGGAAATGAGGGATATCAGCAGATAGGACTGACGCTTCTTTTCCTTATCATCCAGGGCTGCGTCGTGGCGAGCATCAGGAACGGAAAGCGCAACAGTTCGCTCTTTTATGAAGTGCTGATCACCGTAACCGTTCTTATCGAGCTCTTTGCTTCTACGGTCATTACGATCGCCAGAGTCGCCGAGCATGAAGGATTCCCCGGCTATGATTTCTATGCCAAGAACAGGGATATCATCAATACTCATGTAGAGCAGATCGAGGGAACCGAAGGACATAATTCCTTTGAGAGGACTGAGCTCTATCCCAACTATATCTGCTGTATCCAGTCGGTCTATGACGTTAAGGGTCTGTCGATCTTCTCATCTACAGCCAGAGAGAGCTTTGTTAAGTATATGAGGAATTTCGGATTCCACAATAACGGCATAAACGGTCTTCGTAATCCCGGACTTACGAGAGTTACGGCTACGCTCCTCGATGTCAGAAATCTCGCGACTATCGAGAATACTTCGAGCGTTCCTTCGATATTTGAAGAGGAGTACAGTGACGGCGAAGTCACATTCTATGGAAATCCCGATGCGCTTCCCGTAGGCTATATGGTATCTCCCGAAGTGCTCTATTATGTGCCCGATGAGGGTATCCACGATGTCTTCTATAAGACGAACAGTCTCGTAAGATCGATGGGTGTAGAGGCTGATGTATATCATCCGGTCAATGCACAGTGTTTTTATTCCGAGAATCTTCAGGCTTCGGAATATACCGGAAGTCATATGGATTTTCAGGTCATGACTGCAGGTAATGCAGCATCCGCCAAGTTTACTATCAGCGATGCACAGATCGGAAATGATGTGTACATCTACCTTTATTCTCCCAAGGGCGGCAACGTAAAGATCGAACGCGGCGAAGAGCAGATCGCTTCTTTCGAGATCAGGAGCTACCAGATCATCTGTCTGGGAACTTACGACGGAACGCCTTTGACCGCTACAGTTTCGTATAATGATACGAATGCGGGTACGATCAATTTCTACGCTTATGAGCTCGATCGTGCAGGTTATGACCGTATGGTATCCGAACTGTCCGACGAGGTGCTCGAAGTTGCTTACTATGACGATACGACCATAAGGGGTACGGTTACGGCCGAGAATGAAGGCCTTTTATTCCTGACCATCCCTTATGCGGAAGGCTTTCACGTAACTGTTGACGGAGCCGAAGCAGAGCTCCTTCCCGTCCAGGATGCCCTGAGCGCGATAAGACTTACTCCGGGTGAACATCAGATAGAACTCAAGTATGTTCCCGCAGGCTTCAGGAGCGGTGCCATCATATCGAGTGCCGGTGTTATTTGCTGCATATTGCTCTCGATCCTTTCCTCCGGAAAGCTCGCGATCGGCTCCAAGAAGGAGAAGATAAGGGAGCCCGAGATCTTAGCGGAGAGTGAGTCTGATGAGACCCCTTGA
- a CDS encoding diacylglycerol kinase (ATP), giving the protein MGLRLRIILNPSSGRETARVNVDDMLAYLVSFGALERADACYTSKRFDAVRFAKETDPSQYDYIVAVGGDGTVNEVITGMMEGGIDLPLAIYTSGTVNDFATINGLPSLPSDFARMLMNPRFNKVDCGKVGDKYFLNVLAGGLMADVAYKVPSDLKTAFGPAAYWMSAMKDIPSTINNAINLHIKTDKEEYNEKAIMFLISNTKSVGGFRKLMTMADLSDGMLDVLVLKKIEPTEIMPLLGKLMIGEHIYNDNVLYLQTKYLELDAPSDDKVILDLDGEEGPALPATIECIHEAITLIVPNEEE; this is encoded by the coding sequence GTGGGACTTCGACTCAGGATAATCCTTAATCCTTCTTCGGGACGTGAGACGGCTCGCGTCAACGTTGATGATATGCTCGCTTATCTCGTATCTTTCGGTGCACTCGAAAGAGCGGATGCCTGCTATACATCCAAGCGTTTTGATGCCGTACGTTTTGCAAAGGAGACCGATCCTTCGCAATATGACTATATAGTCGCTGTAGGAGGAGACGGAACGGTAAACGAAGTCATCACAGGCATGATGGAAGGCGGGATCGATCTGCCCCTGGCGATCTACACGTCCGGAACCGTAAATGATTTTGCGACGATCAATGGTCTTCCTTCCCTTCCTTCGGATTTTGCAAGGATGCTCATGAACCCCAGGTTCAATAAGGTTGACTGCGGCAAGGTCGGAGATAAGTATTTCCTCAACGTACTCGCCGGTGGTCTTATGGCGGATGTAGCCTATAAGGTGCCTTCGGATCTTAAGACCGCTTTCGGTCCTGCGGCATACTGGATGTCCGCCATGAAGGATATCCCTTCGACTATCAACAATGCGATCAATCTGCACATCAAGACAGACAAAGAGGAATATAACGAAAAGGCCATTATGTTCCTTATCTCCAATACGAAGAGTGTCGGAGGCTTCAGAAAGCTCATGACCATGGCAGACTTATCCGACGGAATGCTCGACGTACTGGTCTTAAAAAAGATCGAACCTACCGAAATAATGCCGCTTTTGGGCAAACTCATGATTGGCGAACACATTTATAATGACAACGTACTGTATCTGCAGACTAAATATCTTGAATTAGACGCACCTTCAGATGATAAGGTGATCCTCGATCTTGACGGCGAAGAGGGACCTGCCCTCCCCGCCACTATCGAATGTATACACGAAGCGATCACGTTGATCGTTCCTAATGAGGAGGAATAA
- a CDS encoding probable phosphoglycerate mutase, with translation MTRVLITRHGETFWNTEFRMQGRNNSPLTDKGINGAIKLGESIADKGISIDRCFVSPMPRALHTAHLIRKHSGMSYPIDIEPLLIEMSLGSWEGLSYGEATAAYPEKFKDFKTRPDKFVPMGGETFYDVYDRASALLDKIKERYTGTVLLVSHMILVQGMLCVSEGHDVSRLRDHEPIQQTTLYEIEL, from the coding sequence ATGACGAGAGTACTTATAACGCGTCACGGCGAGACCTTCTGGAATACCGAATTCAGGATGCAGGGGCGTAACAATTCCCCTCTCACGGACAAAGGAATAAACGGAGCGATAAAGCTCGGCGAGAGCATCGCGGATAAGGGCATCTCCATCGACAGATGCTTCGTAAGCCCCATGCCGAGAGCTCTCCATACGGCACATCTAATCCGAAAGCATTCGGGCATGTCCTACCCTATCGATATCGAACCTCTGCTGATCGAGATGTCTCTCGGAAGCTGGGAAGGCCTAAGCTACGGCGAAGCGACTGCCGCATATCCCGAGAAGTTCAAGGACTTTAAAACAAGGCCCGACAAGTTCGTTCCCATGGGCGGCGAAACATTCTACGACGTCTACGACAGGGCTTCTGCACTCCTGGACAAAATAAAAGAACGATACACGGGTACCGTTCTTCTTGTTTCTCATATGATATTGGTTCAGGGTATGCTCTGTGTCTCTGAGGGTCACGATGTATCAAGACTTCGCGACCACGAACCTATACAGCAGACTACCCTTTACGAGATCGAGCTTTAA
- a CDS encoding serine protease Do has translation MSEETERIESQKKDKKEKKQLSTHTLILLCALLVSIIFSAMQTLYIFALTTGAKGNMTYERNIVPSETNGDAEPVSPAQMDHPFADPNFSLEEAASVYDPNKATLSTMEIAELVGPATVAVYIYGEDNGVEIALASGSGFIISEDGYIVTNAHVIDTVLSDESLYVKIMVPGYEEEIAADIVGSDERTDIAVLKLREDHVYNAVTLGDSDLLRAGELAVAIGNPLGTLEGTVTVGVISATGREMNNNGYMMELIQTDASINSGNSGGPLINSFGEVIGVTNAKMSSAEGLGFAIPITPIKSVIESLINYGYVVNRPYLGITVTDISEGEYNGAVPGIYVADLDAGGPGADAGLEVGDRLITMDGVEITESNDIIGVRDSHAVGDTIEVVVDRNGEELSLELTIGDGN, from the coding sequence ATGTCCGAAGAGACAGAGCGAATCGAATCGCAGAAGAAAGATAAAAAGGAAAAGAAGCAGCTGAGCACACATACACTTATATTGCTCTGTGCACTTTTAGTATCGATCATCTTTTCCGCTATGCAGACTTTATATATCTTTGCGCTCACTACGGGAGCCAAGGGTAATATGACGTATGAACGAAACATCGTTCCTTCCGAGACGAACGGTGATGCCGAACCCGTATCTCCCGCGCAGATGGATCATCCTTTCGCAGACCCGAACTTTTCGCTGGAAGAAGCAGCAAGCGTTTATGATCCGAATAAGGCAACACTCAGTACGATGGAAATCGCGGAACTTGTCGGCCCCGCTACCGTAGCCGTATATATCTACGGTGAAGATAATGGTGTTGAGATCGCGTTGGCATCGGGATCCGGATTCATAATAAGCGAAGACGGATATATCGTTACGAATGCTCACGTCATCGACACTGTTCTTTCGGATGAGAGTCTGTATGTGAAGATAATGGTGCCGGGATACGAAGAGGAGATCGCGGCGGATATCGTCGGTTCTGATGAACGCACAGATATCGCGGTCCTTAAGCTCAGGGAGGACCATGTATATAATGCGGTAACGCTCGGAGATTCAGATCTTTTAAGAGCAGGAGAGCTCGCAGTGGCTATCGGTAATCCTCTGGGAACACTTGAGGGTACCGTCACGGTAGGCGTAATCTCGGCTACAGGCAGAGAAATGAATAATAACGGCTACATGATGGAGCTTATCCAGACGGATGCTTCCATCAACAGCGGTAACAGCGGCGGTCCGCTGATCAATTCATTCGGCGAGGTAATAGGTGTTACCAATGCCAAGATGAGTTCTGCCGAAGGTCTGGGATTTGCGATCCCGATCACTCCAATAAAGAGTGTCATAGAATCCCTGATCAACTACGGATATGTAGTCAACAGACCGTATCTGGGCATCACTGTCACCGATATCTCAGAAGGAGAGTATAACGGCGCCGTCCCCGGTATCTATGTTGCCGATCTTGATGCCGGCGGTCCGGGAGCTGATGCGGGACTTGAAGTGGGTGACAGGCTCATAACGATGGACGGTGTTGAAATTACCGAATCGAATGATATCATTGGAGTACGAGACTCACACGCAGTCGGCGATACTATCGAAGTTGTCGTAGACAGGAATGGCGAAGAGCTCTCGCTCGAACTTACGATAGGAGACGGGAATTAA
- a CDS encoding ADP-ribose pyrophosphatase YjhB, NUDIX family, whose translation MIKLNEKNHIFHIGERENHMIVRDCAGGIVFCGDRVLMILNDKHEWSFPKGVVRPGQKMTEIAVKRIKAEAGVDASIIAPCGKTKYEFFSVTRRKPVHNNVSWFVMKAEKDEVNASLSEGFVDARFFTIEEALETITYSQDKSLLMMAYQRYKEIV comes from the coding sequence GTGATAAAATTAAACGAAAAGAATCACATCTTCCATATCGGTGAAAGAGAGAATCATATGATAGTTAGAGATTGCGCAGGCGGCATAGTCTTCTGCGGAGATAGAGTACTGATGATCCTTAACGATAAGCACGAATGGTCATTCCCCAAGGGCGTGGTCCGTCCGGGTCAGAAGATGACGGAGATCGCCGTAAAGAGGATCAAGGCCGAGGCCGGAGTAGACGCTTCGATCATAGCTCCCTGCGGCAAGACGAAATACGAATTCTTTTCCGTTACGAGACGTAAACCCGTCCATAATAATGTTTCCTGGTTTGTCATGAAGGCAGAGAAGGATGAAGTAAATGCATCCCTGTCGGAAGGCTTTGTCGATGCCAGGTTCTTTACGATAGAAGAAGCTCTCGAGACAATTACTTACAGTCAGGATAAGTCGCTCCTCATGATGGCTTATCAGAGATATAAGGAGATCGTTTGA